A segment of the Nilaparvata lugens isolate BPH chromosome X, ASM1435652v1, whole genome shotgun sequence genome:
tttattcCATATAAATATACATCGATCTATTATTAGGTTTATGTTTATAATTACAGAAGAAAATGATAGGACATTTGATTTAATCAGTCTGATCTTTGCAGGTGGAACAGGTGGTGCGCCTAATAGCTCTGATCTGGAACATGTCTCGCAGCATGATGGCACTACTACACAAGAAGACCATCGACCATTGACCAGCAATACTACCAATGAAGAAGATATCACTCCAGATTGTCAACTCGATGTCAGCTCGGATTTAATTTCCTACAAGTCGTATATTTTTAGTGATGTGAATTTAAGCTCATGTAGCAATATTGAAGAACGTACAGTTTTGGACATAACaaatacacaaaaaaataaaacattatctCCATTTGGAAATAGGGGAAATATCAATGAAGAATGTTCTAGTGAGGAATCAAGCCAATCTGATGACCCTGATTACTTGCCTGAATTGGATCTAGCAGGACAAACGGCAGAAGAGCTAAATATGGATGAAGACATAGACGAAAATAATGAATGTTGTGACAAAGAGAACAATAACattgtgaaagataataaagaagaagataatCATGAGAAAGAGCAGccaaagaaattgagaaagaaAGATAATAAACAGAATTGGAAAAAAAACGTTGCCTATGATAAAAGACAGAAAGGAGAAGCCTACATAGGGTATAGAAGATGTAATCCTGGAAAAGTAGCACATGATATTGAAAGGGAAGCTAAGGTTTTAGGTCCTAGATGCCAATCCGTAGCATGTATCAAGTCAAAGTTGAGAGCATGCAACACTATCACCGAAGATGAGAGACTAAAGATTTTCAATGGTTTTTGGAAGAAAATGTCGTGGGACCAAAGAAAAGTGTATGTTGTTAGTTTGTTAGAAAAAGTTGATGTTTCTCGTAGAAGAAGCCAATCTGAGAATTCCAGATGGAGTGAAACACTCAAAATATTTCCTGGTTATAAATGAAATTCGAGTACAAGTGTGTcagaaaacttttttgaataCACTTGGGATTAAAAAGTGGTTCATTCGCTATTGGTTCAAAGGAGAAGGACATTCGACTGCTAACGGTACTATCCAGGTTGATAACAAAATTGTAAGCTCATCACAAAACTCACGTTCATCAAAAAAAGGGGTgccaaaaaaaattgaagatataaattttttaatacaatatttgaaatcgtTACCTACTGTGCCCTCCCATTATTGTAGGTCAAGCACGACAAAACTGTACATAGAACCAACCTTCGATTCCATGACAGAGCTGTATGAATCTTATGCTGAAGTTTGTAAAAACAAAGAGAAAACTATTTTGAGTCGGTTTACTTTTGATAAGATTTTCAATAAAGAGAATCTGTCATTATTCCAACCGAAGAAAGATGTATGTGATATCTGCAATAGTTTTAAAGTGAAAAGCGGTATGATATCAGAAGAGGATTATAGACAACACTTGAAAAACAAAGATAAAGCTCAAGcagaaaaagaaaatgataaGAGAAGAGGAAAGGCCAACGAAATTCATGTATTCACACAAGACACACAAGCAGTAAAATTGGCGCCTTGTGTGAATGCCTCTGCAATGTACTACAAAACGAAATTGTGTGTACATAATTTCACAATGTACAACAATGCAACAAAGGACGCAGTAACCTATTGGTGGGATGAGACCCAAAGTGAATTGAGCGCATCCTCTTTTGCCTCCTGCGTGATTCACAACCTGAAACAGATCCTCAGCACAGAATTAAAACCAATAGTTCTTTGGTCTGACGGCTGTTGTTACCAAAACAGAAGTAGTGTGATATCCAATGCTTTATTACACTTAGCCAGAGAGAAAGGAGTCGAAATTGAACAGAAG
Coding sequences within it:
- the LOC120354469 gene encoding uncharacterized protein LOC120354469 isoform X2; amino-acid sequence: MSDSGDDVSIDDVGLSSGDEELLQSMGFTSKLIGVALKNIPYQDSSMRVSQGGTGGAPNSSDLEHVSQHDGTTTQEDHRPLTSNTTNEEDITPDCQLDVSSDLISYKSYIFSDVNLSSCSNIEERTVLDITNTQKNKTLSPFGNRGNINEECSSEESSQSDDPDYLPELDLAGQTAEELNMDEDIDENNECCDKENNNIVKDNKEEDNHEKEQPKKLRKKDNKQNWKKNVAYDKRQKGEAYIGYRRCNPGKVAHDIEREAKVLGPRCQSVACIKSKLRACNTITEDERLKIFNGFWKKMSWDQRKVYVVSLLEKVDVSRRRSQSENSRWSETLKIFPGYK
- the LOC120354469 gene encoding uncharacterized protein LOC120354469 isoform X1; translated protein: MSFNKLFIFSAIMSDSGDDVSIDDVGLSSGDEELLQSMGFTSKLIGVALKNIPYQDSSMRVSQGGTGGAPNSSDLEHVSQHDGTTTQEDHRPLTSNTTNEEDITPDCQLDVSSDLISYKSYIFSDVNLSSCSNIEERTVLDITNTQKNKTLSPFGNRGNINEECSSEESSQSDDPDYLPELDLAGQTAEELNMDEDIDENNECCDKENNNIVKDNKEEDNHEKEQPKKLRKKDNKQNWKKNVAYDKRQKGEAYIGYRRCNPGKVAHDIEREAKVLGPRCQSVACIKSKLRACNTITEDERLKIFNGFWKKMSWDQRKVYVVSLLEKVDVSRRRSQSENSRWSETLKIFPGYK